The Deinococcus sonorensis KR-87 genome includes a window with the following:
- a CDS encoding cytochrome P450, translated as MTAPTLSPAAQLAQALFSPASLQDPYPLYAQGRRMDELLWVPEWNATLLFSYAATNAVLRSPAALSGQAIGAQLADYPEAGTLLRNMMLFQNGIPHTRLRGLAQAAFTPRVIEGQRELVQEQLDRLLQAAAQQPDFDVVRDLAVPLPVGVITRMLGLSGQDEAQFRAWSGSIADLLGGAEQGETLMQRIEHDAAEMRGYFRDLASELRLNPQPGLLSALAAAEDGGERLSGDELLANAVLLLAAGHETTTNLIAGGVLTLSQQPEAWQGLVARPELALQATDELLRLVAPVQMTGRSLSSDVVVEGRTLPAGSHVQLILAAANRDPRVFPDPDRLDLQRPGAARHLSFASGPHYCLGASLARMEGELTFRTLAERHPQLQVPAQPVTYRPNFVLRGPARLQARLN; from the coding sequence ATGACTGCTCCCACGCTCAGCCCGGCCGCCCAGCTGGCCCAGGCGCTGTTCAGCCCGGCCTCCCTGCAGGACCCGTACCCGCTCTACGCCCAGGGGCGCCGTATGGACGAGCTGCTGTGGGTACCGGAGTGGAACGCCACCCTCCTGTTCTCGTATGCGGCCACGAATGCTGTGCTGCGCTCCCCGGCCGCCCTGAGCGGTCAGGCCATCGGGGCGCAGCTCGCAGACTACCCGGAGGCCGGCACGCTGCTGCGCAACATGATGCTGTTCCAGAACGGCATCCCGCACACCCGCCTGCGTGGGCTGGCCCAGGCCGCCTTCACGCCGCGCGTGATCGAGGGCCAGCGCGAACTGGTTCAGGAGCAGCTGGACCGGCTGCTGCAGGCCGCCGCACAGCAGCCGGACTTCGACGTGGTCCGCGACCTGGCGGTGCCGCTCCCGGTGGGCGTGATTACCCGGATGCTGGGCCTGTCCGGTCAGGACGAGGCGCAGTTCCGGGCCTGGAGCGGCAGCATCGCCGATCTGCTGGGCGGTGCGGAGCAGGGCGAAACGCTGATGCAGCGCATTGAACACGACGCGGCCGAGATGCGCGGCTACTTCCGCGACCTGGCCAGCGAGCTGCGCCTGAACCCTCAACCGGGCCTGCTGAGCGCCCTGGCCGCCGCCGAGGACGGGGGCGAGCGGCTCAGCGGCGACGAGCTGCTGGCCAACGCGGTGCTGCTGCTGGCGGCCGGCCATGAGACCACCACCAACCTGATTGCCGGGGGCGTGCTGACGCTCTCGCAGCAGCCGGAGGCGTGGCAGGGACTGGTGGCCCGCCCGGAGCTGGCACTGCAGGCCACCGACGAACTGCTGCGGCTGGTGGCACCGGTGCAGATGACCGGCCGCTCCCTGAGCAGCGACGTGGTGGTGGAGGGGCGCACCCTGCCGGCCGGCAGCCACGTCCAGCTGATCCTGGCGGCCGCCAACCGCGACCCGCGCGTCTTTCCGGATCCGGACCGCCTGGACCTGCAGCGGCCGGGCGCGGCGCGCCACCTGTCGTTTGCCAGCGGCCCGCATTACTGCCTGGGCGCCAGCCTGGCCCGGATGGAAGGCGAGCTGACCTTCCGGACCCTGGCCGAGCGCCACCCGCAGCTGCAGGTGCCGGCCCAGCCGGTCACCTACCGCCCCAACTTCGTGCTGCGCGGCCCGGCCCGGCTGCAGGCCCGGCTGAACTGA
- a CDS encoding Kelch repeat-containing protein translates to MTNRHAVLPLRRLWLAGALLLTLGACAEPSTPPPGSGSGPTPPGPLAWKTAAPAPISQYEAAGASIDGRLYVFGGFYTLLNNKPLVTVRTSVYNSASGRWNQLADMPEAVTHAATVAVGSKVYLAGGFIGDHPGPETDHVWIYDTATNRWSAGPSLPAPRGAGALALVGRKLHFFGGTRRDATELHDYTQDFGTHWVLDLDGSGDWTEAAPLPTPRNHLSGIALDGLIYAIGGQHLGDEVAGDLPDVQVYDPATDRWSARKNLPLPLGHTMASTVVWNGHIVVAGGVTLAENPAPDDVEGKESNTVLDYDPKTDKWTRLTDLPAPRQSPVAGVLGTKLVVTGGATDDGPTDVTWIGTR, encoded by the coding sequence ATGACCAATCGACACGCCGTCCTTCCCCTCCGACGCCTGTGGCTGGCAGGCGCCCTGCTGCTGACCCTGGGCGCGTGTGCCGAACCATCCACTCCGCCGCCCGGCAGTGGCTCTGGCCCCACCCCTCCCGGTCCGCTCGCCTGGAAAACGGCGGCCCCTGCCCCCATCAGCCAGTACGAAGCGGCCGGCGCCAGCATCGATGGCCGGCTGTACGTCTTCGGCGGCTTCTACACCCTGCTCAACAACAAACCGCTCGTCACGGTCCGGACCTCGGTCTACAACTCGGCCTCCGGGCGCTGGAACCAGCTGGCCGACATGCCGGAGGCGGTGACCCACGCCGCCACCGTTGCGGTCGGGTCGAAGGTCTATCTGGCCGGCGGGTTCATCGGGGACCACCCCGGCCCCGAGACTGACCACGTCTGGATCTATGACACGGCCACCAACCGCTGGAGCGCCGGTCCGTCCCTGCCGGCTCCCCGGGGTGCGGGGGCGCTGGCGCTGGTGGGCCGCAAGCTGCACTTCTTCGGCGGCACCCGGCGTGATGCGACTGAACTGCACGACTACACCCAGGACTTCGGCACCCACTGGGTGCTGGACCTGGACGGTTCGGGTGACTGGACCGAGGCTGCTCCGCTGCCCACCCCCCGCAACCACCTATCAGGCATCGCGCTGGACGGCCTGATCTACGCCATCGGCGGCCAGCACCTGGGAGACGAGGTGGCCGGTGACCTGCCGGACGTGCAGGTGTATGACCCGGCCACCGACCGCTGGAGTGCCCGCAAGAACCTGCCGCTGCCGCTGGGCCACACCATGGCCTCCACCGTGGTCTGGAACGGCCACATCGTGGTGGCCGGCGGCGTGACGCTGGCCGAAAACCCGGCGCCCGACGACGTGGAGGGGAAGGAGTCAAACACGGTGTTGGACTATGATCCCAAGACCGACAAGTGGACCCGCCTGACCGACCTGCCCGCCCCACGCCAGTCGCCGGTAGCGGGTGTGCTGGGCACCAAGCTGGTGGTGACCGGCGGAGCCACCGATGACGGCCCCACCGACGTGACCTGGATCGGCACCCGCTGA